The sequence below is a genomic window from Schistocerca nitens isolate TAMUIC-IGC-003100 chromosome 4, iqSchNite1.1, whole genome shotgun sequence.
gttttcaggttgttggtgtaatggttcaaggattccggactggagcagattcgtttgccacgaagacctaggctgtagggaagggaccgtttgatgtggaatgggcggcagctgtcataatggatgtactgttgcttgttggtgggtttgatgtggacggacgtgtgaagctggccgttggacaggtggagatcaacgtcaaggaaagtggcatgggatttagagtaggaccaggtgaatctgatggaaccaaaggagttgaggttggagaggaaattctggagttcttcttcactgtgagtccagatcatgaaaatgtcatcaataaatctgtaccaaactttgggttggcaggcctgggtaaccaagaaggctccctctaagcgacccatgaataggttggcgtacgagggggccatcctggtacccatggctgttccctttaattgttggtatgtctggccttcaaaagtgaagaagttgtgggtcaggatgaagcttgctaaggtgatgaggaaagaggttttaggtagggtggcaggtgatcggcgtgaaaggaagtgctccatcgcagcgaggccctgaacatgcggaatatttgtgtataaggaagtggcatcaatggttacaaggatagtttccgggggtaacagactgggtagggattccaggcgttcgagaaagtggttggtgtctttgatgaaggatgggagactgcatgtgatgggttgaaggtgttgatctacgtaggcagagatgcgttctgtgggggcttggtaacagctacaatgggacggccgggatgattgggtttgtgaattttaggaagaaggtagaaggtaggggtgcggggtgttggtggggtcaggaggttgatggagtcaggtgaaaggttttgtagggggcctaaggttctgaggattccttgaagctccgcctggacatcaggaatgggattaccttggcaaactttgtaagtagtgttgtctgaaagctgacgcagtccctcagccacatactcctgacgatcaagtaccacagtcatggaacccttgtcagccggaagaatgacgatggattggtcagccttcagatcacggatagcctgggcttcagcagtggtgatgttgggagtaggattaaggttttttaagaaggattgagaggcaaggctggaagtcagaaattcctggaaggttaggagagggtgattttgaggaagaggaggtgggtcccgctgtgacggaggacggaactgttccaggcagggttcaatttggatagtgtcttggggagttggatcattaggagtaggattaggatcatttttcttcgtggcaaagtgatatttccagcagagagtacgggtgtaggacagtaaatctttgacgagggctgtttggttaaagctgggagtggggctgaaggtgaggcctttggataggacagaggtttcggattgggagagaggtttggaggaaaggttaacttctCATATTTTTATGCAACACTCACTATGACGTAAATAGAATTATATTTCTTGCACACCTGGTAAGTGCTTTTAGCTTAAGCATCACATTCTTAACATTAACTTGCTAAACAATGAACCTGTTTATCAAGATATTTGCAACAATTTCTCATTCAGTACATGATATATTTATTCACATCACTAATGGTAACCACAGAAAATAAAGAAGATTGGTTTTCATCTGTAAAATTCTCCAAAATTATTCGGCATTTTTACATATTGAAGAAACAGTTTGTACAGCAGTAAGAACATACATACAAATGTACATcacataagtaatgtaacacttggGCACTGGTGGTTATAAGACGTGAAATGCAACATTAGGTCATTCTGACATAGAACATTAGCTCCGTGAGAAGGGTGGGGTGGGGATGGCTTCTTTAAGAAATTATCCAACTTTCAGCTCTTTTGTTTTAAGGAAAACATGTAAACCTTAGCAGGATACACAGATATGGATTTCAAACCTGTTCCTTGTCAATATAAGCTCAGCATTTTTCAAAGCAAAAACCTAATGAACTGATTCTTCACTCTCATTGCGGATAAAATTTTGGTAAATACAATGATATAATGTATGTATCTCATTATAGTGGATAAAGTAACATTATTTTAAATGTCATTAACTTCATGTATAACCCTGACTGGAAATTGCAAAAGACCACACCATTTAATATGTCAAATTGTAATTAGGCTGAATAACATGTCTATTGCTTTCAACTTACATCGCACATCTTGTCCCATTTTGGTTCTGCCAATCTGAATGGTGCTCCTCTCTGATAGCCCATCAAGACGAAAACCTTGCTCAAACAGCTCAATGTTCAAGATCTTTGAAACAGCCCTGGTCTATTCATTTCAGTTTCAATAACTGACAGATGGATGTTGTTCTTATTCTTAGCCATAGTTTTGCATTCCAAACTTTGGTATTGCAAGTTCGCTCCaacatatttatgtatatttacTTACAATGTTTGCATTTTTTAACTttaaagtaatatgaaaatgaaacaattacaacaacaaaattatcaAGGTAGAAAATATACAGCTCATTGTTTACTCctttaccactaccaccaccaccaccaccaccaccaccaccaaatccaCATATAATTTGTTCAATAATGCTTCATGCACTTATTTATTAGTAACACAAAGATTTTGTGGAATGCATACATAAGTTGGCAGCTCATTTCATAAGATGTACACAATTCACTATAGTGCCAAAAAATACATTATCATGTTGTAGAAATATCCTTTTTCCTCCTTAGAGCTTTTTTGTGTTTGTCATAGGAATCTAACAACTTCAGCTGAAGGTTAGCACATTCAATAACCAATGGTAGGGCAGACTGAAAGTTAGTTTGTGCTTGCCGTAAATTCTGTGGCACTAAAACACCAAACCACCTAAGAGGATCAGAATCTTGAGTCTTAAATTTGGAAACAGGTTTCTCCTCCATTAGTTTGTTCTCATCAGTGATGTTTCTCTTCCGGGGAGCAGGAGTCACATCATCCATTTGTTTGCCTTGTTCTTTGAAATCTAACATGAGCTGAAACTCTCTATCTTCAGCTGAACTTTTCTTGTCTAAAACAACCTTACATAGTGCAGTGACATCTGAAGCATCTTCTGAAGGCAGCTGCAATGATGAAACGGAAGTTTTTCCCATTATATAACGAGCTTTGGCGATATTCaggaaaccagctttcattagctTTTCCAATTCAACTTTGCAACGAATATATTCTTCCATTATTTCCAGTTCCTCTATGCAAAGCAAATCCAGTTTCTTACAAGTTTCTTCAATGTCCATTTTCACCTGTGAAAAGTAATGAAAGGCTATATAGCAAAATATGAGTAATAACTTATTATAATGCTGCAAAAGAATAATTCCTAAGTATAGAAACTAAATTTTCCTTTCAATCTTTTACTTGTCAACAATGAGATAACCAAAGTTCTTTCTCTGTTTTGGCTTTTTTGTGCTACGTTGTTTGATTTCAACCTATATATTACTTTCAGAAATTATTACTGAGTCTTGCCTCAGCAGCCGGAGACTATGGTCATCAATTATGCTTCCTTTGATGTCCTATTAGAGAATCAGCTGTTTCTGAGGACAGACAAAATAGAAAGTATGAGAATTATTTTATCTAGATAGAATTTTTGTTGgcagaataaaaatttatatttggctgATTGGAGTCTTCCAGGCTGTCACTTTAACTGGCAGTCAGACTTAGCTGACAGACACAGGCAAATCATACACTCATCACTGTGTTATCAGGCACACATTTGAATATAAATCACCGTTGAAGTTCCCCACTTACCTTCCTCTAATGTATTTCATGACTGTATAATTCATTTATGGAGTGACAAGACTTCCATCCCTGACAAGAAGaatatttgttttatgggcataaGGCCATGGTTCAAGACATAACTGTCTGCCTAACATTTCATCTTCCTGTGCTGGAAACATGAGAAATCAGTTACTGACTCAAGAAGGTTCAGCAAGCCAAACGGTTAAAAGCTCAACAGTTCAGGTTGCTGAGCTTGTGTGAGTGTGTAACTGCTTTCTGGGTTATTAGAGCTTCTGATGAATGTCTCCTGCATTGGAAGATGAAACATTAGGCACACAATTATGCCTTGGACCATGGCCTTATGCACGTGAATATCAGCAACATCATAAATACCAGACAAGAAAGCCTGCTTTCTGTGATGAAGAGGAATATTGTGAGAAACAATTCAGTTAATGTTAAAATCTAAACAGACTCTTTTCCTCAGTATCAAAGTATGAATCAACAAGAAGTTTTAATGCCAGCTAGAAACTGATGGCTAAACCAGAAACGGACAGAGGTTCAATAAAGTAATGACAGGCTTACTACAATTGTACTGTGCATCGTTTCTTTTTAAGGTGTTTGTGTTCTGTGCTTATCTCAGAACACTGAGCACAATGATTTATGTCATTTACGAATTCCTCAATAAGATTTTCTAATAATCAGTTCTGCATCACTTTCAAAGTGAGTTTTCTATCAAAAAGGGTGGATCTTATTATTTATTCAATAGAATGAAATACCTGAAAATATCAACATATGGTTCAAAGACTCCAATCCATATACAAATTTCAGTACTTCTTACAGAATGTTAGAAGCTATAACTACAATTACTTCAAACACTGAGTTACAAGAAACAGATACTACAACTGCTGGTCCCAGGACCTCGTTTTACAATAGATGGGGTAGTAGGGAGTGGGGGATCAGGTGTGACAACAACATTAAAAAACCTGAGTCAATCTGGCTCTGCATAGTAGTACGTAATGGGCAATGCCGTCATTGGGTATGGGTGAAACCCAGCAAATGATCTCAATGGCTGAAGAGGAATTTGATTTCCAAAAGGCAGAAAGGGGGCAAGAGTGGCTCGAATATATCAGATAAGATTTATATTCCCAGTTAGAAGTATCTGTCAAAGGCCATTTTTCTGTATGTCACAGGTGGTGTAAATTCAACTCTTGGGGCTAACAACTTCGTTGCATAGCTGGACGGGCTTGAGTTGTCCTagcaaaattatttctgaaaaacaTGGAAAGGATGATtttacataatattgttacactgTAACCATACTCAAGACCAAATATGAAAGCAGGCTCGCCACTTAAATACAACACTTTGTACTGGAAGCATGTTTACTATGAACAGCAACGCATATTTGCACAGAACCAACTTCCAAGGCAGAGAGTgcatctaggtggtggtgattagtgtttaacgtcccgtcgacaacgaggtcattagagacagagtgcaagctcgggttacggaaggatgtggaaggaaatcggccgtgccctttcaaaggaaccatcctggcattgcctgaaacgatttagggaaatcacggaaaacctaaatcaggatggccggagacgggattgaaccgtcgtcctcccgaatgagtgcATCTATTTACGTAAATACCCAATACTACAAAATTCTGGTATTTATACAAATGTTGAATATTCTACAATATACAACgttacaaacataagatatttcaagaacctcCCAGGAAAGATAACTACTGAATAACAAATAACTGCTAGTAGTCAAGATCGAACAGGCAACCCACAGCTTGGCTGCCAGCACAGCTAACAATTCTGTCACACTGCACGAATCATAGCTTGTGGCATTGCTCCCCCTTCTGGAGAAAGAGTGATCCACTGTTTTAGAACTTTTCATTGGAAGCAACTGCAGCAAATTGATCTACATCTTGTCAACAATTCTCTGTATGGCATCACTGGCACATCCTCACACTCTACCCATTTTGTTACATCCTCTTCACCATGATGAGCATCAAAGCTAGCCGCTCACTACAAAGCTTGAGAATTGTTGagtgggtcttcagtttccttgaatctCCCATCATCAATCTACCCCTCTGGACTGTAGTAGGGCTCCATACTGAGGACATGGACACTGTCTCTGTGGTTTTGTCTTCTTAGTGAAGGGTTATAATTATTGACTTTATATGTGACCCCTAAAAAATAACAAGGCCCAAAATAGTACTTTAGTAACTTTTCCGAGAGTCCCATTTTCTGTATGGATGTAAAAATCTATACTGTCTCCAGGGCTGTCTCTCGGTGGCCAATGCTTGGCGTTACAGTACTCTCGGTCTTTCTCCTGGGCATTTAGGGTTTGTATGTAA
It includes:
- the LOC126253056 gene encoding coiled-coil domain-containing protein 115 isoform X2, whose translation is MDIEETCKKLDLLCIEELEIMEEYIRCKVELEKLMKAGFLNIAKARYIMGKTSVSSLQLPSEDASDVTALCKVVLDKKSSAEDREFQLMLDFKEQGKQMDDVTPAPRKRNITDENKLMEEKPVSKFKTQDSDPLRWFGVLVPQNLRQAQTNFQSALPLVIECANLQLKLLDSYDKHKKALRRKKDISTT
- the LOC126253056 gene encoding coiled-coil domain-containing protein 115 isoform X1, producing the protein MEHTGLTEKTVKMDIEETCKKLDLLCIEELEIMEEYIRCKVELEKLMKAGFLNIAKARYIMGKTSVSSLQLPSEDASDVTALCKVVLDKKSSAEDREFQLMLDFKEQGKQMDDVTPAPRKRNITDENKLMEEKPVSKFKTQDSDPLRWFGVLVPQNLRQAQTNFQSALPLVIECANLQLKLLDSYDKHKKALRRKKDISTT